A genomic region of Armatimonadota bacterium contains the following coding sequences:
- a CDS encoding 6-carboxytetrahydropterin synthase — MFELCVESQFDSAHNLRKYQGPCENIHGHTYKVQVCVRGKELNEMGILLDFRRIKTALAEVVSYLDHR; from the coding sequence ATGTTCGAGCTTTGCGTGGAATCTCAGTTCGATTCCGCTCACAATCTTCGTAAATATCAGGGGCCATGCGAAAACATCCATGGCCATACATACAAAGTTCAGGTTTGTGTTCGCGGCAAAGAACTAAACGAAATGGGAATACTCCTCGACTTCCGTCGCATTAAAACGGCACTAGCAGAGGTCGTTTCTTACCTTGACCACCGCTA